One Calditrichia bacterium DNA window includes the following coding sequences:
- a CDS encoding class I SAM-dependent methyltransferase, with the protein MNINDAYNRWSDNYDQMENRTRDLDFQAMQDIVERLPFKTAVEIGCGTGKNTALLAKKASTVIAMDFSEGMLAKARQKVPAPNIEFVQADIAKTWPVADDFADFITCNLVLEHIENLDFVFSEAQRTLRNNGRFFVSELHPFKQYIGGKANFNNGEKDIVLTCFTHHISEFWQAALHNNLRCIELTERFIADDKTDVPRLVNLLFLKK; encoded by the coding sequence ATGAACATAAATGACGCATACAACCGCTGGTCGGACAATTATGACCAAATGGAAAACCGCACCCGAGATCTCGATTTTCAGGCGATGCAGGATATTGTTGAACGATTGCCATTCAAGACGGCAGTGGAAATCGGTTGCGGCACCGGAAAAAACACGGCGTTGCTGGCAAAAAAAGCGTCAACTGTAATCGCGATGGATTTTTCGGAGGGCATGCTGGCAAAAGCGCGCCAAAAAGTGCCTGCGCCGAATATCGAATTTGTTCAGGCGGATATCGCCAAAACGTGGCCGGTTGCCGACGATTTCGCGGATTTCATCACCTGCAACCTCGTTCTGGAGCACATCGAAAATCTGGATTTCGTGTTCAGCGAAGCGCAGCGTACGCTGCGCAACAACGGACGATTTTTCGTATCCGAACTACATCCGTTCAAACAATACATCGGCGGGAAAGCCAACTTCAACAATGGCGAAAAAGACATCGTACTCACCTGTTTCACCCACCACATTTCCGAATTCTGGCAGGCTGCGCTGCACAATAATTTGCGTTGCATCGAGCTCACCGAACGGTTTATCGCGGATGATAAAACAGACGTTCCGAGACTGGTTAACTTATTGTTTTTAAAAAAGTAA
- a CDS encoding Na-K-Cl cotransporter codes for MKATAEEVKTLLSGGNQENTGEPAGLKFGTFGGVFSPTVLTILGVIMYLRLGWVVGNAGLLGAIAIILLAKSITICTGLSMASITTNIKIGAGGAYSIIAKSLGLETGGSVGIPFYVSQTLSTALYIIGFTEGWLGFFPDHPPLLVGLATWLILMILAGVSTTFAIRIQYIIMLLIALSIASFLMMDSQPIAQPQLIGKFEDAGFWQVFAIFFPAVTGIMAGANMSGDLKDPRKSIPSGTLSAIGLTLIIYVALAYVLGAYIAPEDLRGNQMIMADTAFYRPIVLIGILAATFSSALGSIMGAPRILQALAEHKIVPLHDLFSKKTAGGEPRNAALFTGAVVVLALIPGNLDILATLITMFFLITYGMLNLVVFIQQSMKIISFRPTIRIPQFVSLFGAVGCIFMMFLINAVFSTVAIIIIILLYFWLTRKELHSEFGDIRGGMFLALAERASRVAAKYPRHQISWKPDLLLPIDDPKVWSGSLMFIRDITHPSGSIFAFTVSPNGREAQLQEIKNLLFPLKSQDIFVNAAVIENENFVRGAKSVIQTLHGGAFRPNILFLTLGNETSRDDDARQLIAEASRDELGILMLRQHPRVAFGMHKNINLWLREKSTNWHLAILISLYLQTNWGGKLNLVTTAESEADKQRMYDFLEHLSDMARLPSLTEYVVLQGNFREAIALAPRADVNIFGIGDEPSFDFMRNTSEWTNSSCLFVKDSGQESALV; via the coding sequence ATGAAAGCGACTGCGGAAGAAGTAAAAACGTTGCTCAGCGGCGGAAATCAGGAAAACACCGGTGAGCCTGCCGGTTTAAAATTCGGCACTTTTGGCGGTGTTTTTTCACCAACGGTGCTCACGATTTTGGGCGTGATCATGTATTTGCGCCTCGGCTGGGTGGTTGGCAACGCCGGGCTGCTCGGCGCGATAGCCATCATTTTGCTGGCAAAATCGATCACCATTTGCACCGGTTTGTCGATGGCGTCAATCACTACCAACATCAAAATCGGCGCGGGCGGCGCGTATTCAATCATCGCCAAATCGCTGGGACTGGAAACCGGCGGCAGTGTCGGCATCCCGTTTTATGTGTCGCAAACGTTATCCACAGCGCTGTATATTATTGGTTTTACTGAAGGTTGGCTCGGTTTTTTTCCGGATCACCCGCCGCTGCTGGTCGGTTTGGCAACCTGGTTAATTTTGATGATTCTGGCGGGTGTCAGCACCACTTTCGCGATTCGTATTCAATATATAATCATGCTGTTGATTGCCCTTTCCATCGCCAGTTTTTTGATGATGGACAGCCAGCCCATCGCCCAGCCGCAGCTCATCGGCAAATTTGAAGACGCAGGATTCTGGCAGGTTTTCGCTATTTTCTTCCCCGCGGTTACCGGCATTATGGCCGGCGCAAACATGTCCGGCGATCTCAAAGATCCCCGAAAATCGATACCATCCGGCACGCTTTCCGCCATCGGTTTAACGCTGATAATTTATGTAGCGCTCGCGTATGTTTTGGGCGCATACATCGCTCCGGAAGATTTGCGCGGCAACCAAATGATTATGGCAGACACCGCATTTTACCGCCCCATCGTGTTGATCGGCATTTTGGCGGCAACATTTTCATCCGCGTTGGGCAGCATAATGGGCGCACCGCGCATTTTGCAGGCGCTGGCAGAACACAAAATTGTGCCGCTGCACGATCTGTTTTCCAAAAAAACAGCCGGCGGAGAGCCGCGCAACGCAGCGTTATTTACCGGCGCAGTGGTTGTTTTGGCGCTCATCCCCGGTAATCTGGATATTTTGGCAACGCTGATCACCATGTTTTTCCTGATCACCTACGGCATGCTGAATCTTGTTGTGTTCATCCAGCAAAGCATGAAAATTATCAGCTTCCGCCCGACCATTCGCATCCCCCAATTTGTATCGCTTTTTGGTGCGGTCGGCTGCATTTTTATGATGTTTTTGATCAACGCGGTGTTCAGCACTGTTGCGATTATCATCATCATTTTGTTGTATTTTTGGCTGACGCGAAAGGAACTGCATTCGGAATTTGGCGATATTCGCGGCGGTATGTTTTTGGCGCTGGCAGAGCGTGCTTCGCGGGTGGCAGCCAAATATCCACGCCACCAGATTTCCTGGAAACCGGATTTGCTGCTGCCGATCGACGATCCCAAAGTGTGGTCCGGCTCGCTGATGTTCATCCGCGATATCACCCATCCATCCGGCAGTATTTTTGCATTTACAGTCAGCCCAAATGGTCGCGAAGCACAGTTGCAGGAGATAAAAAATCTGCTGTTCCCGCTCAAAAGCCAGGACATTTTTGTGAACGCGGCGGTCATCGAAAATGAAAATTTTGTTCGCGGCGCAAAATCGGTGATTCAAACACTGCACGGCGGCGCATTTCGCCCAAATATTTTATTCCTCACACTCGGCAACGAAACTTCCCGGGATGACGATGCCCGCCAACTGATCGCCGAAGCATCGCGCGATGAATTGGGCATTTTGATGCTCCGGCAACACCCGCGTGTGGCATTCGGCATGCACAAAAATATCAACCTCTGGCTGCGGGAAAAGAGCACCAATTGGCATTTGGCAATTTTGATAAGTCTATATTTACAAACAAATTGGGGTGGAAAACTGAACCTGGTTACCACCGCAGAATCGGAAGCGGACAAACAGCGAATGTATGACTTTTTGGAACATTTGAGCGATATGGCGCGGCTGCCATCGCTGACGGAATATGTGGTGCTGCAGGGTAATTTCCGCGAAGCCATTGCCCTCGCCCCGCGTGCGGATGTGAACATTTTTGGCATCGGCGATGAACCGTCGTTCGATTTTATGCGTAACACTTCCGAATGGACCAATTCGTCCTGTTTATTTGTGAAAGATTCCGGGCAGGAGAGTGCACTGGTTTAA